One region of Arthrobacter sp. StoSoilB22 genomic DNA includes:
- a CDS encoding CoA pyrophosphatase, whose protein sequence is MTALEELSALVARFDEGQQQHSALWEQLPVTPETNRAAAVLMLFGVLDNIPAESGRPIAPADLDVLLLERAHTLDDHPGQVAFPGGSVDEEDESIVAAALREAVEETGLDASGVRVLGVIPELGLIRSNFRVTPVLAWWDAPSPVRVVDYAESAQVFRVPVRDLLDPVNRVTATISRFGRTYTSPGFTVNGVLVWGFTGMVLSGLFDELGWTVPWDKDKLRDIDL, encoded by the coding sequence GTGACCGCGCTTGAGGAACTGTCCGCGCTGGTTGCTCGCTTCGATGAGGGCCAACAGCAGCACTCGGCATTGTGGGAGCAGCTTCCCGTCACCCCGGAAACAAACCGCGCCGCGGCAGTCCTGATGCTTTTCGGTGTACTGGACAACATCCCTGCCGAGTCGGGGCGGCCAATAGCGCCGGCGGACCTCGATGTTCTGCTGCTGGAACGGGCACATACCCTGGACGACCATCCGGGTCAGGTGGCGTTCCCGGGCGGCAGCGTGGACGAGGAAGATGAGTCGATCGTCGCCGCAGCCCTTCGTGAAGCAGTGGAAGAAACCGGCTTGGATGCCAGTGGTGTCCGGGTTCTTGGAGTCATCCCGGAGCTTGGGCTCATCCGGAGCAACTTCCGTGTGACACCTGTGCTGGCATGGTGGGATGCGCCGTCACCGGTTCGCGTGGTGGACTACGCCGAATCCGCTCAGGTCTTCAGGGTACCGGTGCGCGACCTTTTGGACCCGGTCAACCGTGTCACTGCCACCATCTCGAGGTTCGGCCGCACCTATACCAGCCCAGGTTTCACCGTCAATGGTGTGCTCGTGTGGGGCTTCACGGGGATGGTCCTCAGTGGCCTCTTCGACGAACTGGGCTGGACAGTTCCCTGGGATAAAGACAAATTGCGGGACATAGACCTTTAG
- the nth gene encoding endonuclease III, with protein sequence MAIAEAGSLLALKRRARKINRVLAEKYPYAHAELDFRNPFELVVATVLSAQTTDVAVNQVTNILFARYPDARAMAEADPLELETILQPTGFFRAKARNVLALSTRLVDEYDGVVPGRLEDLVTLPGVGRKTANVVLGNAFGVPGITVDTHFGRLARRFGWTASDDPVKIEFDVAELFEPRDWTMLSHRVVFHGRRVCHSRKPACGACPVASLCPSYGEGETDPVKAAKLLKYELAPGSEALLEKLLAETHRAAEIRMESQRRPG encoded by the coding sequence GTGGCCATCGCCGAAGCTGGTTCGCTGCTCGCGCTCAAACGCCGGGCACGGAAGATCAATAGGGTTCTCGCGGAGAAGTATCCCTACGCGCATGCGGAGTTGGATTTTAGGAACCCTTTTGAACTGGTGGTGGCCACGGTCCTTTCCGCCCAAACCACCGATGTGGCGGTCAACCAGGTCACCAACATCCTGTTTGCCCGCTACCCGGATGCCCGCGCCATGGCTGAGGCGGATCCCCTCGAGCTGGAGACAATACTCCAGCCGACGGGCTTCTTCCGTGCCAAAGCACGGAACGTTTTGGCGCTCAGTACGCGGCTCGTAGATGAGTACGACGGCGTGGTCCCGGGACGTCTCGAAGATCTGGTGACGCTCCCGGGCGTCGGGCGCAAAACCGCCAACGTGGTCCTGGGCAATGCCTTTGGTGTCCCCGGGATCACGGTGGACACTCACTTCGGCCGGCTTGCCCGCCGATTCGGGTGGACGGCCTCGGACGATCCTGTGAAGATCGAGTTCGACGTCGCCGAACTGTTTGAACCCCGGGACTGGACCATGCTCTCGCACAGAGTGGTGTTCCACGGACGCAGAGTCTGCCATTCCAGGAAGCCGGCCTGTGGTGCCTGCCCGGTGGCAAGCCTCTGCCCGAGCTACGGCGAGGGCGAAACTGATCCCGTCAAGGCAGCCAAATTGTTGAAGTACGAGCTAGCGCCGGGCAGCGAAGCTTTGCTCGAGAAGCTCCTGGCCGAGACGCACAGGGCAGCGGAGATCCGCATGGAATCGCAAAGGAGGCCCGGGTGA